A window of the Brassica napus cultivar Da-Ae chromosome C5, Da-Ae, whole genome shotgun sequence genome harbors these coding sequences:
- the LOC106419397 gene encoding protein IQ-DOMAIN 30-like, whose amino-acid sequence MGKPARWLKSVLLGKKQSKSSGSKDKERVVNGKEVVVISKIEESDVVSDLPSFGNATVHTSGVGETQTTEHEAVSDDEIQLPEVQVQPKDSPNAASVVPDDSLSESDKIMQEIAATTVQAAFRGYLARRAFWALKGIIRLQALIRGHMVRRQAVATLCCVMGIVRLQALARGREIRHSDIGVEVQRKCPLNHQHLENKLPEDSVVDTHTYLGIKKLTANAFAQKLLASSPNVMPVHLENDSSNTIWLENWSASCFWKPIPQPKKTSVKKTQKKFASNSQKSVRKVPTSNLDNPSDAQTSFELEKPKRSSFRKFSTCQSAELPPPPAETPQVDLEKVKRGLRKVHNPVVESSIQPQGVTQKEIEKPSPGLEEPVNNAFDVERTDEMAQPEELKHIHEPLVTNETLDSTLVSQIEENVMVEEKEDVKEERTPKQNNKENPARKEHKRSGKKDSPVTTTATTQTTECQESSNVNQNSSPGLPSYMQATKSAKAKLRLQGSSSPKQQVTEKATRRYSLPSSGNNARVTSDSPKTTRVSNSIGKTGKKTEKPLLNGKTTPVEWKR is encoded by the exons ATGGGGAAGCCTGCAAGATGGTTAAAAAGTGTGCTACTTGGAAAGAAACAATCCAAGTCTAGTGGTTCTAAAGACAAGGAG AGAGTTGTGAATGGAAAGGAGGTAGTGGTGATATCAAAGATTGAAGAATCCGATGTGGTTTCAGATCTTCCATCCTTTGGAAACGCAACAGTTCATACCAGTGGTGTGGGAGAGACGCAGACTACAGAACACGAAGCGGTTTCAGATGATGAGATACAACTTCCTGAGGTCCAAGTCCAACCAAAAGATTCTCCAAACGCTGCTTCTGTTGTACCTGATGACTCGTTATCCGAATCAGACAAAATTATGCAAGAGATTGCAGCAACAACTGTCCAGGCTGCCTTTAGAGGATACTTG GCTCGGCGTGCTTTCTGGGCGTTAAAAGGTATAATAAGGCTGCAAGCACTTATCCGAGGTCACATGGTTAGAAGGCAAGCTGTTGCGACTCTCTGCTGTGTAATGGGAATTGTCAGATTGCAAGCACTTGCTCGAGGAAGAGAGATCAGACATTCTGACATTGGAGTTGAAGTTCAGAGGAAATGCCCATTGAATCATCAGCATTTG GAGAATAAACTCCCTGAAGACTCTGTTGTTGATACACATACTTACCTGGGAATCAAGAAGCTAACTGCAAATGCGTTTGCTCAGAAG CTTCTAGCTTCCTCTCCAAACGTGATGCCTGTGCACTTGGAAAATGATTCGTCCAACACAATCTGGTTAGAGAACTGGTCAGCGTCTTGCTTCTGGAAACCAATTCCTCAACCTAAGAAAACTTCAGTCAAGAAAACTCAGAAGAAGTTTGCCAGTAACTCTCAGAAGAGTGTTCGCAAAGTCCCTACTTCAAATCTCGACAATCCCTCGGATGCGCAGACATCATTTGAGCTTGAGAAACCGAAACGCAGCAGCTTCCGCAAGTTTTCAACATGCCAATCTGCAGAactaccaccaccaccagcaGAGACTCCTCAAGTTGATTTAGAGAAAGTGAAACGTGGGTTGAGGAAAGTGCATAATCCTGTAGTTGAGAGCTCTATCCAACCTCAAGGAGTTACACAGAAGGAGATTGAGAAGCCATCTCCAGGTTTAGAAGAACCTGTGAATAATGCCTTTGATGTGGAGAGAACAGATGAAATGGCTCAGCCTGAGGAGTTGAAACACATTCATGAACCATTGGTAACCAATGAAACACTTGACTCCACATTGGTCAGCCAAATCGAAGAAAATGTGATGGTTGAGGAAAAGGAGGATGTGAAAGAAGAGAGAACTCCCAAACAAAACAACAAGGAGAATCCAGCTAGGAAGGAGCATAAAAGATCAGGGAAGAAGGATTCTCCGGTTACTACTACTGCTACTACTCAAACCACTGAGTGTCAAGAGAGTAGTAATGTGAATCAGAACAGTAGCCCGGGCCTACCAAGCTATATGCAAGCGACTAAATCTGCAAAAGCAAAGCTGAGGTTACAAGGCTCTTCTTCCCCTAAGCAACAAGTGACTGAGAAAGCCACTAGACGGTACTCGCTACCATCTTCAGGTAACAACGCAAGAGTCACTTCTGATTCTCCTAAGACAACAAGAGTCTCAAACTCTATTGGCAAAACTGGGAAGAAGACCGAGAAACCTCTTCTCAACG GGAAGACAACTCCGGTAGAGTGGAAAAGATGA
- the LOC106419009 gene encoding uncharacterized protein LOC106419009 translates to MTSLLEAISNSLASQDRVDSHSDYPFPLSQDGIFTNVKPKVESPNPGTLINPITGWEISGSDAELIKLGKSFSSKLKSKLKDTNRFDRGEFVSMLKQFLEKIGEKVGVTGENEEMKDLVENTELLMGKDVAGLVWGDKACSDVQKLVEKTGVLMGRDVSGLVLKACVRLEMWELVETLVSNSLVDHSLNGYLVSSLVEKQRSDLLCVVIKQASDLGASELLSILKYFLCPSKEAVSTMVKVREEWDSQALLAIEKVSKTEVSKKSKVVAEEASILLMVAHDGFSPSELCLHYLLASSDVDEVMFSSAVSKLNGNEMRSFVRYLSKWMKKYERFPQAGPCPKAASMLGLKLCDWVPKLEDVTKCLGVIIDENFSTLALHSDLHEELKAVERVADGLASESKLCCFVANVAERLRLGDTRN, encoded by the coding sequence ATGACTTCGCTGCTCGAAGCTATCTCCAACTCCTTAGCGAGTCAGGACCGAGTTGACTCTCACTCGGACTATCCCTTCCCTCTCAGCCAAGACGGTATCTTCACCAACGTCAAGCCGAAGGTGGAAAGCCCTAACCCCGGTACCCTAATCAATCCAATAACCGGGTGGGAAATCTCCGGAAGCGATGCTGAGCTGATCAAATTGGGTAAGAGCTTTTCCTCTAAGCTGAAAAGCAAGCTCAAGGACACCAACAGGTTCGACAGAGGCGAGTTTGTGAGTATGCTGAAGCAGTTTCTGGAGAAGATTGGTGAGAAAGTTGGGGTTACTGGTGAGAACGAGGAGATGAAAGATTTAGTGGAGAACACTGAGCTTTTGATGGGTAAAGATGTAGCTGGGCTGGTTTGGGGAGATAAAGCTTGTTCTGATGTTCAGAAGCTGGTGGAGAAGACTGGGGTTTTGATGGGTAGAGACGTGTCTGGTTTGGTTTTGAAGGCTTGTGTTCGTTTGGAGATGTGGGAGTTAGTTGAGACTTTGGTTTCAAACTCATTGGTTGATCATTCTTTGAACGGTTATTTAGTTAGCAGTCTTGTCGAGAAGCAACGGTCTGATTTGCTTTGCGTTGTGATCAAACAAGCTTCGGATCTTGGGGCGAGCGAGCTGCTTTCGATCTTGAAGTACTTTCTTTGCCCTTCTAAGGAAGCGGTTAGCACTATGGTTAAGGTGAGAGAAGAATGGGACAGTCAAGCTTTGTTGGCTATTGAGAAAGTTAGCAAGACAGAGGTATCAAAGAAGTCTAAAGTTGTTGCTGAAGAGGCTTCGATCTTGCTGATGGTTGCTCACGACGGGTTTTCTCCTTCCGAGCTTTGCCTTCACTACTTGCTGGCTTCGTCTGATGTTGATGAAGTCATGTTTTCATCTGCAGTGAGTAAGTTGAATGGTAATGAGATGAGAAGCTTCGTTCGGTATCTATCTAAGTGGATGAAGAAGTACGAGAGGTTCCCTCAGGCTGGTCCTTGCCCTAAAGCCGCCTCCATGCTCGGTTTGAAGCTGTGCGACTGGGTTCCCAAGCTCGAGGATGTGACCAAGTGTTTGGGGGTTATTATCGATGAGAACTTCTCTACTCTGGCTCTGCACTCGGATCTGCATGAAGAGCTGAAGGCTGTTGAAAGAGTAGCGGATGGTTTAGCTTCGGAATCGAAGCTTTGTTGCTTTGTGGCTAATGTTGCTGAGAGATTGAGACTTGGAGATACCAGAAACTAG